A genomic segment from Aegilops tauschii subsp. strangulata cultivar AL8/78 chromosome 1, Aet v6.0, whole genome shotgun sequence encodes:
- the LOC109744433 gene encoding uncharacterized protein isoform X3 has protein sequence MRRKKKKSRRKNTRHHEETGNDTEVDDPESDGRSVHSELADLDKEEASGEAGIVSASTGDDTWLSIAREMRINKLKPNVFSGGIVMQYSIQNIEEAPVEGKLYQGSFCFQHDIDGSTSTECSFLIAENLNHAKEIYKSSVAVSHEGIAKAYFFTYCIPLKKHVVVYEPLEYYKMETMDSICFNIKSLKFKWLDNIRNIFGSLESLHTMRLSHPCTVDIHSYMWSKRDSSKYSTRLVGAHGKIGKDGRVDDSGSTERNERRGVLSFLELLKITGCEDYPSLKELVEQRSISGKWSLSCHQHFQRFLAGYIRT, from the exons ATGAgaaggaaaaagaagaaatcaCGGAGAAAGAATACGCGTCATCATGAAGAGACTGGTAATGATACGGAGGTTGATGATCCGGAGAGTGATGGAAGGAGTGTTCACTCGGAGCTTGCTGATTTAGATAAAGAGGAAGCAAGTGGTGAAGCAGGCATTGTTTCTGCAAGCACTG GAGATGATACATGGTTATCTATTGCTCGTGAGATGAGAATTAACAAATTAAAACCG AATGTATTCTCTGGAGGTATTGTGATGCAATACAGTATTCAAAATATTGAGGAAGCACCAGTAGAAGGCAAACTCTATCAAGGGAGTTTTTGTTTTCAGCATGATATTGATGGATCAACATCTACCGAGTGCTCTTTCCTGATAGCAGAAAATCTTAATCATGCGAAGGAAATATACAAGTCATCAGTTGCTGTATCCCATGAAGGGATTGCTAAAGCTTATTTCTTCACCTATTGCATTCCATTGAAAAAACATGTTGTGGTATATGAACCTCTGGAATATTATAAAATGGAGACCATGGACTCTATTTGCTTCAACATTAAATCACTAAAGTTTAAGTGGCTAGACAATATAAG AAATATTTTTGGCAGCCTTGAGTCTCTTCATACGATGCGACTAAGCCATCCTTGCACAGTTGATATACACAGCTATATGTGGTCCAAGAGAGATTCTTCTAAGTACTCCACAAGATTAGTAGGTGCCCATGGAAAAATAGGAAAAGATGGCAGAGTAGATGACTCAGGTTCAACAGAGAGAAATGAACGCCGAGGTGTGTTGTCGTTTCTGGAGCTACTAAAGATTACAGGTTGCGAAGATTATCCGTCACTAAAAGAGCTTGTTGAACAGAG ATCAATTTCAGGAAAATGGTCTCTGAGTTGTCATCAACATTTCCAACGTTTTTTGGCTGGCTATATACGTACTTGA
- the LOC109744433 gene encoding uncharacterized protein isoform X1, whose protein sequence is MRRKKKKSRRKNTRHHEETGNDTEVDDPESDGRSVHSELADLDKEEASGEAGIVSASTGDDTWLSIAREMRINKLKPNVFSGGIVMQYSIQNIEEAPVEGKLYQGSFCFQHDIDGSTSTECSFLIAENLNHAKEIYKSSVAVSHEGIAKAYFFTYCIPLKKHVVVYEPLEYYKMETMDSICFNIKSLKFKWLDNIRNIFGSLESLHTMRLSHPCTVDIHSYMWSKRDSSKYSTRLVGAHGKIGKDGRVDDSGSTERNERRGVLSFLELLKITGCEDYPSLKELVEQSLCGKTILGHPLLIKEDADKIMCYYEFQQRMHELTPKQANQLKEKLNKQFPGLSTSWKEKVKPVTI, encoded by the exons ATGAgaaggaaaaagaagaaatcaCGGAGAAAGAATACGCGTCATCATGAAGAGACTGGTAATGATACGGAGGTTGATGATCCGGAGAGTGATGGAAGGAGTGTTCACTCGGAGCTTGCTGATTTAGATAAAGAGGAAGCAAGTGGTGAAGCAGGCATTGTTTCTGCAAGCACTG GAGATGATACATGGTTATCTATTGCTCGTGAGATGAGAATTAACAAATTAAAACCG AATGTATTCTCTGGAGGTATTGTGATGCAATACAGTATTCAAAATATTGAGGAAGCACCAGTAGAAGGCAAACTCTATCAAGGGAGTTTTTGTTTTCAGCATGATATTGATGGATCAACATCTACCGAGTGCTCTTTCCTGATAGCAGAAAATCTTAATCATGCGAAGGAAATATACAAGTCATCAGTTGCTGTATCCCATGAAGGGATTGCTAAAGCTTATTTCTTCACCTATTGCATTCCATTGAAAAAACATGTTGTGGTATATGAACCTCTGGAATATTATAAAATGGAGACCATGGACTCTATTTGCTTCAACATTAAATCACTAAAGTTTAAGTGGCTAGACAATATAAG AAATATTTTTGGCAGCCTTGAGTCTCTTCATACGATGCGACTAAGCCATCCTTGCACAGTTGATATACACAGCTATATGTGGTCCAAGAGAGATTCTTCTAAGTACTCCACAAGATTAGTAGGTGCCCATGGAAAAATAGGAAAAGATGGCAGAGTAGATGACTCAGGTTCAACAGAGAGAAATGAACGCCGAGGTGTGTTGTCGTTTCTGGAGCTACTAAAGATTACAGGTTGCGAAGATTATCCGTCACTAAAAGAGCTTGTTGAACAGAG CCTCTGTGGTAAAACAATTCTCGGACATCCTTTGCTAATCAAGGAAGATGCTGATAAAATCATGTGCTATTATGAGTTTCAGCAGAGAATGCATGAGTTAACACCTAAGCAAGCTAATCAGTTGAAAGAGAAACTCAATAAACAATTCCCTGGGTTGTCAACTAGTTGGAAAGAGAAAGTGAAACCAGTAACTATCTGA
- the LOC109744433 gene encoding uncharacterized protein isoform X2 has protein sequence MRRKKKKSRRKNTRHHEETGNDTEVDDPESDGRSVHSELADLDKEEASGEAGIVSASTGDDTWLSIAREMRINKLKPNVFSGGIVMQYSIQNIEEAPVEGKLYQGSFCFQHDIDGSTSTECSFLIAENLNHAKEIYKSSVAVSHEGIAKAYFFTYCIPLKKHVVVYEPLEYYKMETMDSICFNIKSLKFKWLDNIRNIFGSLESLHTMRLSHPCTVDIHSYMWSKRDSSKYSTRLVGAHGKIGKDGRVDDSGSTERNERRGVLSFLELLKITGCEDYPSLKELVEQRNLIEHKRDELLYSHTHINFRKMVSELSSTFPTFFGWLYTYLNLVS, from the exons ATGAgaaggaaaaagaagaaatcaCGGAGAAAGAATACGCGTCATCATGAAGAGACTGGTAATGATACGGAGGTTGATGATCCGGAGAGTGATGGAAGGAGTGTTCACTCGGAGCTTGCTGATTTAGATAAAGAGGAAGCAAGTGGTGAAGCAGGCATTGTTTCTGCAAGCACTG GAGATGATACATGGTTATCTATTGCTCGTGAGATGAGAATTAACAAATTAAAACCG AATGTATTCTCTGGAGGTATTGTGATGCAATACAGTATTCAAAATATTGAGGAAGCACCAGTAGAAGGCAAACTCTATCAAGGGAGTTTTTGTTTTCAGCATGATATTGATGGATCAACATCTACCGAGTGCTCTTTCCTGATAGCAGAAAATCTTAATCATGCGAAGGAAATATACAAGTCATCAGTTGCTGTATCCCATGAAGGGATTGCTAAAGCTTATTTCTTCACCTATTGCATTCCATTGAAAAAACATGTTGTGGTATATGAACCTCTGGAATATTATAAAATGGAGACCATGGACTCTATTTGCTTCAACATTAAATCACTAAAGTTTAAGTGGCTAGACAATATAAG AAATATTTTTGGCAGCCTTGAGTCTCTTCATACGATGCGACTAAGCCATCCTTGCACAGTTGATATACACAGCTATATGTGGTCCAAGAGAGATTCTTCTAAGTACTCCACAAGATTAGTAGGTGCCCATGGAAAAATAGGAAAAGATGGCAGAGTAGATGACTCAGGTTCAACAGAGAGAAATGAACGCCGAGGTGTGTTGTCGTTTCTGGAGCTACTAAAGATTACAGGTTGCGAAGATTATCCGTCACTAAAAGAGCTTGTTGAACAGAG GAATTTAATCGAACATAAACGTGATGAACTTCTATACAGCCACACACAC ATCAATTTCAGGAAAATGGTCTCTGAGTTGTCATCAACATTTCCAACGTTTTTTGGCTGGCTATATACGTACTTGAACCTTGTTTCATAG